A genomic window from Gossypium hirsutum isolate 1008001.06 chromosome D10, Gossypium_hirsutum_v2.1, whole genome shotgun sequence includes:
- the LOC107914165 gene encoding DEAD-box ATP-dependent RNA helicase 15 — MGEIKDNDAYEEELLDYEEEDEKAPDSASTKAADSAKKGYVGIHSSGFRDFLLKPELLRSIVDSGFEHPSEVQHECIPQAILGMDVLCQAKSGMGKTAVFVLSTLQQIEPVAGQVAALVLCHTRELAYQICHEFERFSTYLPDIKVAVFYGGVNIKVHKDLLKNECPHIVVGTPGRILALTRDKDLSLKNVRHFILDECDKMLESLDMRRDVQEIFKMTPHDKQVMMFSATLSKEIRPVCKKFMQDPMEIYVDDEAKLTLHGLVQHYIKLSELEKNRKLNDLLDALDFNQVVIFVKSVNRAAELNKLLVECNFPSICIHSGMSQEERLTRYKNFKEGHKRILVATDLVGRGIDIERVNIVINYDMPDSADTYLHRVGRAGRFGTKGLAITFVSSTSDSDVLNQVQERFEVDIKELPEQIDTSTYMPS; from the exons ATGGGGGAGATAAAGGACAACGACGCCTACGAGGAAGAGCTTCTCGACTacgaagaagaagatgaaaaagccCCTGACTCTGCCTCCACTAAGGCTGCTGATTCTGCTAAGAA GGGGTATGTTGGAATTCACAGTTCGGGATTCAGAGACTTTCTGCTGAAACCGGAGCTGCTTCGATCTATTGTGGATTCTGGTTTTGAGCATCCTTCCGAAG tgCAACACGAGTGCATCCCTCAAGCTATTCTGGGAATGGATGTGCTTTGCCAAGCAAAATCTGGAATGGGGAAAACAGCTGTTTTTGTTCTATCAACTCTTCAGCAAATTGAGCCTGTTGCTGGGCAAGTTGCTGCACTTGTTCTATGTCACACTAGAGAATTAGCATACCAG ATTTGCCATGAGTTTGAGAGGTTCAGTACTTATCTACCAGATATTAAAGTTGCTGTCTTCTATGGTGGTGTCAATATTAAGGTTCACAAGGATTTACTAAAGAACGAATGTCCTCATATTGTTGTTGGGACACCTGGAAGGATATTGGCTCTTACCAGGGATAAAGATCTTAGTTTGAAGAATGTTAGGCATTTTATACTCGATGAATGTGACAAGATGCTTGAGTCACTTG ACATGAGGAGAGATGTGCAAGAGATCTTCAAGATGACTCCACATGATAAGCAAGTTATGATGTTTTCAGCTACACTAAGCAAGGAAATTCGACCTGTGTGCAAGAAATTTATGCAAGAT cccatggaaatttatgttgatGATGAAGCCAAGTTGACTCTTCATGGTCTGGTACAG CATTACATTAAATTGAGTGAGCTAGAGAAAAATCGCAAGTTGAATGACCTTCTTGATGCCTTGGATTTCAACCAAGTAGTCATTTTTGTCAAAAGTGTGAACAGAGCAGCTGAGCTCAACAAGTTACTTGTGGAGTGCAATTTCCCCTCTATCTGCATCCACTCTGGAATGTCCCAGGAAGAAAG gTTGACACGATACAAGAATTTCAAGGAAGGGCATAAAAGAATTCTTGTGGCCACAGATTTAGTTGGAAGGGGAATTGACATCGAGCGTGTTAACATTGTAATCAACTACGACATGCCTGATTCTGCTGATACCTACTTGCATAGG GTGGGTAGAGCCGGTAGGTTCGGCACCAAGGGACTTGCAATTACATTTGTCTCATCAACATCAGACTCTGATGTCCTTAATCAG GTTCAGGAAAGGTTTGAGGTGGATATAAAGGAGCTTCCTGAGCAAATTGATACTTCGACATACA TGCCATCATGA
- the LOC107916042 gene encoding SPX domain-containing protein 1 → MKHGKRHRAEIARSLPQWERKFLCYKALKKKLKLRQDMGFRHSLGRELDKVNDFFIDKEEDYIILFRELESKAENINGHEEILELLKEILAFHSEMVMLLHYSVINFAGLMKIVKKHKKRAGGRVCASYMPRVLQQPFFSTELLYNLIRGCEAILERLSPPQ, encoded by the exons ATGAAACACGGAAAAAGACACAGAGCTGAGATCGCAAGAAGCTTACCTCAATGGGAACGCAAGTTTTTGTGTTACAAGGCATTAAAGAAGAAACTGAAACTGAGACAAGACATGGGCTTCAGACACTCATTAGGCAGGGAACTCgataaggtcaatgactttttcATTGACAAAGAGGAAGATTATATCATCCTCTTCAGG GAGCTTGAAAGCAAGGCTGAAAACATAAATGGCCATGAAGAAATAttggaattgctcaaggaaattTTGGCTTTTCATTCAGAGATGGTGATGCTACTCCATTACAGCGTCATTAACTTTGCAG GGTTGATGAAGATTGTGAAGAAGCACAAGAAACGAGCAGGTGGACGTGTTTGCGCATCCTACATGCCCAGGGTTCTGCAACAGCCATTCTTCTCTACCGAGTTGCTTTACAATCTCATTAGAGGGTGTGAAGCTATACTTGAGCGCCTCTCTCCCCCACAATGA